The Pocillopora verrucosa isolate sample1 chromosome 9, ASM3666991v2, whole genome shotgun sequence genome includes the window agcaagaGTATTAGAGAATATTCATttgatgatagggtgtaaaggattagcCTTTTTATGATTAAATCTTTCAATGAGTTGGTGCtagtcattattttatttactattaCTTACTTTTTCGACTGATTGCTGTCCACCATTGCAGGATGCAACAGAAGATGATGAAGTGAAGAAGGGCAAAGGCTGCTCAAATGATGAGATACTGGCAGTTCTAGGGCATGAACTGGGCCACTGGAAACTTAGTCACACCCTTAAAAACCTTGGAATCTCACAGGTAAATTCCAACATGTAAAGCATTACAGGTCATTTGCATGCATGAGGGAACATGTCTGGGCAGCGTTTTGCCAAGTTGTTTTAAGTAATTCCTTTACACAGATACTCTCAGAGGGAAGGCTTTTTGACTATGTTGTAATGAACCTGTTTTTCTGTCCTTGTAGGTGAACACATTTTTTTCGTTCATGATGTTCGGTTTTCTGATGCATAACGGGGCATTGTTTGCAAGCTTTGGTTTCCCCGACTCACAGCCCACATTGATTGGTCTGGTGATCATATTTCAGTTTATATTTTCACCTTACAATGAGGTATGTATTACCAGTTATTATGGATAATGGCAACTGAACTGGGTAGAGTGCAATTGGTCTTAGATCTTCCgtgtaaattaaaaatagatCGAGCACGCCGCGCGAGTTCgattgaaatcacaagtatgatttagGGACACAATTGCACGACACGATATGCAATTGCCAgttaatttcttctttcttcttttttaaatagCAAAATTTAATCTCCCAAATAGAAGATTTTTTCAATAGAAATATTTTATGGATTGAGTCCTGAGCCGGTTtgtaaaaaaagcaaaatttttactGCCTACGGTAGTTACGAAGGTagtagcctgcagtgcaggcgtcttataaGGGCGAATTAACGTTAagaagctcgcgatcgtttatgCAACTGGCCatgtacaaatttctttctctccataGCCTTccactgccattaaaatcaaagatggcaacATAATTTCGCCTAAAAAAATATCGAGCaatcgccaaaattacgcctgctttACAGGCTTCGAAgttatttgaaactttttttggacaaattaaaaaagtcgTAGAACAtgagaaatttttacagtagcGTACGACTAATTTGCGATCAATTGCGGCCCCGATATCGAAAAAGTAGCGTcactttcctttcctttatttattttagttaCTAGGTTTTCTGATGACCGTCCTAAGCCGAAAGTTTGAATTTCAAGCCGACGCCTTCGCAAAGAATCTTGGGTTTTCCACATTTTTACGTTCAGCCCTGATAAAGCTTCACAAAGACAACCTTGGGTTCCCTGTGGCAGATAAATTATACTCGGCGTACCATTTCTCACATCCGCCTTTGATTGAACGGCTGAGAGCCTTAGGAATCAAAGAAGAGTGATACGATAACCACAGTAATTAGCATAAGAAGTGACCTGTGGCACCTTTAATTCTTAAGAAAGAAACGACTCCTGTTTATCTTAAATCTGAAGTTATCTATGCTTCGTGAGTCTTATATGTATTTGCATGCTTTAATGTATCATTTTAGAGAAGGTTGTGCTGAGCCGAGTTTGTGTTTAAGATACTCGGCTTATAAATGAGAAGACTATAACTTGGTTGGCgagcttgttttttgtttttaaacaaggtttttctttttccccgTCAACCAACTTGAGCAAAAATTAACCGCACCTATCTCTTTGAAGCGGAGAATAAAACATCCTTTTTGAATTAATAGTCAGTCGGAACGtgatgacgagaaaacaagaataaattagttgaatggaaagcgctcgttgataccgtggggattaagagtgccgattggaaagataaatttttgtccTAGAGTTTTGCAGCTAAAAAAGCAAAGGGAAAAAGAGCGTTTTTCATCCAacgaattttttcttgttttctcgtcgccatgttcccaccaatagcgttGCGCCATTTTCTGCttataaacacacacacaacccacaattcctccattcgctctgacgaagggctaacactaGAAACGTGAACTGTGaaactctacggtggccaatttacgttatcgactcggttgataatactaaatcgTGTGCTATTGGGTTTAACCTTTTCAACCACAACCGATGTAGGTTGAAGTCTGCTACTGGAACACCAACCTCGTTCCACTTGATCGAACCTTTTCGATTGACTCCAGGAGTCGTCATTTCTAGGCTTCTCTGTGTTAACGAGTTCAGCTAAGAGAGCATGGTGTCCTGAAGTGCGATTCCTACTTCTCTCTCTCTTATATAAACAGTTGTGAATTCAACTTGGTTTGTTTTCAATCGAAAAAGTTGATCAACCAACTGACCTAACCAACCTAAGACGGTTTTCCGCGCTAAAACACGGAGAGTGTCATGGAACCGGAAACGGTCTATCCCAAGTGACTACTTGTCACAGAAGCCACCCGCCTCTGAAGTTAATTTATCACAGAACTTTAAGACACGCACtggttgaatttctttttatctcttttggTTCAAAGGTTGTTACACTTGGCTCTAGCTATGAATAGTTTTACTGAAAATGGGCTGAGAAGCTTCGCGATAGAAGTCCTGTAGCCTAATCTCTCATGTGATTTACAATATTAAAAAGAGAAGTGGGTAGTTTGTCTAATGATCTTGCACACTAACATTTGCAGATACTGCTTTCTTATGCTCGCACTAATTCTATGAAGAATCCCAGAACCAGTTGTTGACAAGTTGTCACTAATACTTACGCTAACTCTATGGGGAGTATGAGAGTGAAATCACgtttatcatttttatgaaaaagtatCGAGGCTGCTCCTTGAGGGAACTGGTGCCGGGTTGGCTAATCCCAGCGTTCATTCTGACCCCAGTATTAGCAAAGTCGCGTATTGTAGAATGCACAACGATTCATCTTTTAGAGTGATTGCTAAGGTTCAGATCGTCGCAGCTCTTAAATCGAACTACTGGTTTGCATGGTTTGATGCATGTTGTTTTCAAAAGGTATTTCTAAAGGGATGTTGAAAGTATATTATTCATGAACTAAACAAATACGTCTGAAAACGTCAATGTTTTTGCTCTTAGTTCCAacgttttcaactttttttgcAGTATTGACTACAGCTAGTACTGTACTGCgcttttaactttctttgccTGTAACAAATGATTGATCGGTTGCTTAAATAGAGTGGTTAGATTCTTCGTACAATTGCAGCTTCCCAGCACTCGCTGCACGCCACACTATCGTAGCTAAATAAGTTGGCTCCGTTATCCTCATGCCACTCTAATCCACTTAGTTAAATTGCACGATATAGTTTTTTCCAAGGCCTTGGCAAACGGTTGTTACCAAAGACAACCACCGTGCACTCAGATTGGCCCTTCCCACAAGAAGTTACTTTATCCTCGTGAGAACTTTATCAAACAGCTTGAATGTAAATGAAGTGTTTTTCTGCAGGCTACTGGCATACATTGAGAGCCACTTTCCTGGAGTGAAAGAGTTGATAAATAAGTTGTTTTGTCCACACCTCAACTTTTTACACCTGTTTTGAATGGCCACTTCGATACTATTGCTACTCCAGTTTCTTGAAATGACAACTTAATCCTACTACTTGAATTAAATATGGACGGTTTTTCCAAGACTGTTAACATAAGCAGGTGTACATAAGAGATCCACTTCCCTGGTCTGAAATGGCCGATCCATTGGCTGTTATACCTTCATAACAACTTTATCCATCCACTTGAATCGAAATATAGTATTTTCTTcaggacccagttgttcaaagaacgcataacgctatccaccggataaaacgctctccagagtacaaaaggtATTTCGCTATCCAAAGGATAGAGATTTATcgagtggatagcgttatctcGAACAACCCGAGGCAGGCTCCTAGCAAGCTGCAGGCAGCGTAACTTTTGGCGATGTGTGTCGTTACCATTGTGTTTTATCTGCTGCTGCTTCTTGATTTTGTCCTTAAACGCCTGTCGTTCTCGAGATAGATGATGCTTTACCTCCTTTGTCACTGCACTGTCTCCATGACTGGAAACgcctttttttaaacaattcctTGAGTGCATCTTTGAACTCTTTACTTGTAATGTAATACACAAGTGGATTAGCTGAGGAGTTGACCATAACGAATAATGTTACTTGGCCCATTAACAGGTTATAGTAGGGGCTGGTCCAAACCTTGGGCTTGATGAGTATTAGGAGCCGAAAGGCGGTCAGTGGGAACATTGTCACGGCAAATAATACAACAAGTGGGGTAAGAATCTGTCTTGCTTTGTTGCTCTGTCGCCATATTCTTTGACGAGATCTATCGTGGTTTTTTGGAGCCTGGAACGAGagaatttcttccttttcatcgCCAATTGACATCGACTGTCGGAACACAGCACTACGATGTACACGATTCTTGATCCTTATGTACGTGAATGCGATAACAGCGAGAGGAAGGGCATACCAAACCACAATAAGAGCTACCGAGTAAGACACAAAAACAGCATATCCTCCATAATTATCTGACCAATCGGGATAGCATAATGGGATAGAGGGCTCGTAGGTAATAACGGGGTAAAGAGGAACGCATGAGACTAAAAATGATGCCAACCAGACGCCCATTATAACCATCCAGGTTGTTGTTCGAGACCCGCGATTTAGCTGATATCGTTTAGAGCCAATTATATTTCGGTATCTCTCGATGGCAATTGCTGTTATGGACCAGATGGAGGATCCAAAGAAGATCTCCTGTGTAGGAACCATAAATAAACATGCCGGCTTTCCTAGAACCCATCGAAATGGTCTTAGGTATTTTAGCACAGCCACAGGATAGATTAATATTAAAACTCCTAAGTCTGCAACGGCCAAGCTTAGCAAGTAATAATTCATCGTCGTCTTCATCCTGGGTCGTCTGAGTATTACAGTGCACACCAAGAGGTTGCCAATAACTCCCAGGAATACCACAGTTGACCACAGGGTGATTTGGAACACATGGGCCCACAGTGGCTGGTGAAGGTATTCTGGAAACGTTGGTGGCAATGGTGCGGTACCTCCATTCATTGAAGATGTGTGGTTTGTTTCGTTGCTAAACGTGCCctccatttctttcatttcaactcGCAGCTGCAAACGGAACAATTCAAAGCTTACTAATTTATCAGCATTCTTTTATTACCAAAATAACtacgttttctttctttctgccATTTCACTTCTTCGTCCTTTTATCACTCGCCAAACAGCAGAAATTAACTATCTGTCCTAAAGGACTGGACGCCAAAAAATAGCAGAAATCGAGCCTAGAAAGTCTCCTGTGGTATTTAATCAAGCATCTATATAGTCACTAACCGGAATGCCGCTATTAACAAATAAACCTCCAAACTTGATCAGAATACCTGCTGGTGATCGTGACTTATAAGAGAAGTGAGAAACATGAAATTAACGACAAGCGGCAAAAAATGAGATTAATGCCTTCTTGTGTGAGCTACATTTATGTTAAGTTTGAAATAGTTGCGCAATTGTTAGTAATATACTGATTTCTTTTTATAGTTTCTCTTCAACGGTGATGTAAGGATTATGGGTAaagagatgaaaatgaaatcagaCTGTACTTTGCCTTAGCCACGAACGTTATGTTTTAACTCACTGAGATATTTGCGGTTCCCGTGAAGAATTTCCCAATTTTTAGTGATATTTGGACAATTGAACCCGTAGATGAAAATTCAGAGCGACCAAATTCAACATACCTTCAAGGTTCTCTGTCCATGAGGTAAAACTGATCAAATGAATTGAATGGCCATGACAGTGACAGCTGCTCTGTTTTGAAATGATTCATTATAACTATTTTGGTTTTAGCATAGAGGTTGCCAATTAGAAACTGTAATTGGCCGCTCAAGCGAGCATTTTCAATTGACTGTTTGTTTTACAAAGTGGACATAAATCAAACTCAAACTTAAAAGCATCGCAATAGTGCCGGGCAGTGGAGTTTAAAAAGGCTGCAGGTGTTGTATGTAATGCTCACATAAATCACTCTTTTGCCTCtccgcttttttctttttttttatctgaactttggtgaaaaaaatttggtcaTCGGAATCTCCCTAATTTTGACGTAAGATTTTAGATCTTTAGTAGAACGTGGGGTTAGAACGTCCCATGACAGAACCTTTTTTTACTGTGTTATTACCTGTTAGCGATAAGACCACGAATAAGCCGATAGATTGGATGCTACGGGCAAACATTAAAGATGCCCCTGTTAGACTAAAACTGACGATTTACGTATTCAATAAAATACGCCTAAAGTTTTTTCGTAGCCTTGAAACATGGAATCTTTGATCCTGTGAAACGTATCTCAATTCATGCTTACACGCAAGACTTCATCGCAGCTTTTCCATTTGGAATTCATTCTTATTAACACACTATTGTACAGAATCTAAATGCGGTTTGAATGCCAGCGGGAACGTAGACTGGCTCTTCTATTTAAAATAAGTTCAAACAGTTTAGTTAAGAAGAAGGAGGCTCACCAGTAGGACTTTTAGTTGAGACATGTCATTCCAAAGGATTTATTGCTTTTAAGAATAAAGATGAACCAGGAATTTTGGATACTCTTATTGAATTAATGATTTGATAAGATAAAAACTTACttcttttgctttaatttgACAAATTGCCGAGACATCTAAGAGAAATGAAAGCATCTTATAAATTAATTGTTCTAAATAGAAACCTTTTAATTCATAACTTTAAGCATGCATGATAATATTCACGTTGGTTTGTATCTTGACCTGACGATATAATCACTGGAACTAACAGAAATGACACAAGTTCTTTTGAGCCGATTTTAGTTGAGGCACCCCGCTTTTCTATCAAAGGTCAGTTTTCTTCTTGAGGTTTTTTTCCTCGTCATTTTTCTTGACATGTGGTAGGTGTTT containing:
- the LOC131789400 gene encoding adenosine receptor A3-like; translation: MKEMEGTFSNETNHTSSMNGGTAPLPPTFPEYLHQPLWAHVFQITLWSTVVFLGVIGNLLVCTVILRRPRMKTTMNYYLLSLAVADLGVLILIYPVAVLKYLRPFRWVLGKPACLFMVPTQEIFFGSSIWSITAIAIERYRNIIGSKRYQLNRGSRTTTWMVIMGVWLASFLVSCVPLYPVITYEPSIPLCYPDWSDNYGGYAVFVSYSVALIVVWYALPLAVIAFTYIRIKNRVHRSAVFRQSMSIGDEKEEILSFQAPKNHDRSRQRIWRQSNKARQILTPLVVLFAVTMFPLTAFRLLILIKPKVWTSPYYNLLMGQVTLFVMVNSSANPLVYYITSKEFKDALKELFKKRRFQSWRQCSDKGGKASSISRTTGV